Below is a window of Danio rerio strain Tuebingen ecotype United States chromosome 11, GRCz12tu, whole genome shotgun sequence DNA.
taGAAAAcagttctattaaaatgtaatatttttaaatgcagccctggtgagcataagatcttaaaaatattataaatcttaatTATTCCCAAATTTTGACCACCAGAAAAAGTGCAAGCGAACAGGATTATCTACTTCCTGTTTTTACATCATGCTAAAATAATGCTTTTATATGACCTAACTAACCTATTAGATCTTATTACAATATACTTCAGAAGCTTCAGTGTATCTAGACGTGTAACGTGACGGATGATTTTCTACTTACCCTCACTGTGATGACTTCCAGCGCTGCCACTGTGGAAACTGTGGCAGGGGTCTGAATATCCTGGAGGGAAAGCAGGGGGCGCTGTGAAGGGTGGGTAAGGGAATGGCTGGCCACCCATGGGCCACGGGTTAGTGGacggaggaggaagaggagccaAAGTGTCCTGCTCTGAACCAGCACCACTCGATCCCTCATTCAAGTTTAACGTAGCCATGTCTGAGGAGAAAGACAGAAGTTATAAAATTGATCAACATTAAACATATAAACAAGATAAAGCCTAGTGGAAGACATGAGCTGTACTTTGGCAGAGATCTCCAAACGTGTAGTAACACTGTTCAGAGAATGTGATCTTGTTGACAGTGTGTCTGAGATAGCCGTGTTTCAGCAAGCTGCTGGCGTATTTTCTGGCATCCCGGCGGTCTTTGAATCCTTCCACCCTTGAGTAAAGCCAGTCTACGACATCACCTCCTGCATCACAAACGATTCAGAAAGACCATAAATTCACAAATGAATCATAAAAGAACTATACTATACACTAAATGCTATATACTATTCACTTGTTATGGTCAACCGAAATTGAAAaccataaaaaaattacaattacagcAAATATTTAGTgaccaaaaatacattaaattgtgtaaatattaacaaataaagcaatgtaatattattatagtgCAAAATGATTCAGTCAGCTTTAAGGCTTCACTCAATTGATACTTTAGGAATCATACCAAAATGATAATTtggtgctcaaaaaaaaaaaaaaaaaaaaaaaaaaaaaacgttatacTAGCTTCTTCTGCATATTATTTTTGGGAAACTTTGATGCACTAACCTTCAGAAGTTATTATCTTTAATAAATTAGaacatatacacatttatattgtctacattttattttgttttaaacaaatgttgttaataaatcactttcaacaaaatgtgtaaaaaagcCAAAATAAACGAGTGTTAAGTGTGCCCTATAAAGAAAATCTGGGCATGCCAACACACAGTCGATTAATAAGAGTTCAGTAAGTGGAAATGGCTACACTGTGAGCCTCAAGTCCCCTTGTTTCCTTGTTACCATATAAATTCTGTGAGTGTAAAACCCCACCAATCAGAACACAATGCAGACTGTTGCACTGCTCAAGAGCATATTCATTAGCAGTATATTAGATTTCACCATTAACCTACAAATATTTGTGAAAATCCCCCCAAATATTTCAGTTGAAGTCacaaatattagccctcctgtgatttttttttgtttgttttaattaaatcccAAACAATGATAAACAAGcaaggattttttacagtgtttcctatgtttttttttcaggggaaaatattatttgttgtattcCGTCTacaaaagtagttttaatttattttttgaacattttatggttaaagttattagccctcttaagcaatatgttttcgatagtcaacagaacaaaccaatgttagACAATTACTTGTCCAATTACCCTAACTTGGCTAGTTGATctgattaacccagttaagcctttacgccccattcacatgggacttcagcgtcaacgctttccattcactttaaatgggtgacgtcaggcattgccgaactgcatcgtggatccgtcggcgctgcttcagaggcgttgctcgctaaagaagttgggactagctcaacttttcatgttggctgacgctgctatgaccatcacttcagccccaacttcagacacgccttcagtcaagcgttgacgcttaagccccgtgtgaatagagcattaaaagtcactttaatctgaatagtgtgttgaaaaatatgtagtaaaatataccgtcatcatggcaaaaatgaaataaatcagataatagaaattagttattattgGCACAAAGAATTAAAGAATCCTAAAAGTGAAAAATAAGCTAAGATATTAAGATGGGTTGAACATGATATTCAATTTAAACCTGCAAAACTAGATCTAAGATTTAAACAATGGAGTTTGCAAGGCATAACATCCTTCTGTCTCATCACTACTGATAATGAATTAGAAACTTTTCGACAACTTTTAAAGACATATAACTTATATAAACAAGACTTTTTATGTTATCTTCGAGGTAAAGACTACTTTAATGAAAACATAAGAGATTCAGAAGACAGTAGCACAGGTATTTATAAAAACTTACAAAAAGAAGGTTAATAAGAAACGAGTATCTAGAAGAATTTATTCCTGTCAGACATTAACAAAGAAACACTCAACAATGTATAGAAAACAGAAATGGAAAAAGGAAGCCAATACAATTATAACAAATGAGGAATGATTAACTATTTGGAAAACACAGATGATCACAATTAATTCATAGaggaaatttatttgaaaaatttaATAAGGTTCTTTTTGacacctaaaataaaatacttttaaattagaGATCAAAAAATGGTGAATGCTGGAGAAAATGTGGACATGCATTGGCTGATCATTTCCACATATTTTGGGACTGTAACATTATACACACCTATTGGCAACATTTGAATAAAGAGATAAATACAATAATGGGATTGAATATGAAATTTAATTTCAAAACTATGTACTTAGGAATTTACtcttcaaaaatacaaaaaaatgatgCATATCTTCCTAATACACTACTGGTAACTAGCAAAAAGGCAATTACAAAGAAATGGCTCAAGGAAGATCCTTCATCTGTAAGTGAATGGCATGATACTGTAAAAGAGGTGTGTGATATGGAAGTACAGACATTTTCCTTGAGAAAACAAGCCAATAAAATGTCTGCATACCCCTGCATGGGGTAAATGGAAAcgtattgttttaattttattgtggtgctttcatatatatatatatatatatatatatatatatatatatatatatatatatatatatatatatatatatatatatatatatatctgggcCCGTTGATCTTTGATCCGTAACCCCTGACAAAATTTTATATAGGAACATTTTATCAACcataaatatgaatgtaaataaGAATGTTTTCGGTGAACTTTGACACTTGTATTGTATGTTTTTGTTGCttacattttcctttaaaaatgttttttgttgttgtcctgtttgttttgttctgaactgttttgaaaaaggaaaaaaatccaatatatatataaagaaatgagttattaaaactattattcttAGAAATGAGTTCAAAAATTCTacttccgttaaacagaaattggggacaaaatatacaagggggctgataattcaggaaggctaataattctgactaactgTAACTAATTATAAAAACTTCACCATAACAACAGTATCTTTAACAATACTCCTTTAAGACAGAACTCCGTGACAATGTAAACAGAACTCTCATGAGTGAGATGATTTTAAAAACAGATGATCAACAAGCAGAAACCCACAGCTCACCTATAACTGCATTAGCTATAGTGATCTTCAGCCACATTCTGTCCCTTATTTCTAGTCCTGAGTCAGGCAACTGCATCACCTTTACTATGGTGGCCATGTCTGTCTTCCCCATTGTAAGAGGGAGTTCATCAAACTCTGTGAAGAACAACGGGAGGATTAGATCATGTTTTACAGCAGAGAACATGCAGTCATCTGTTACGAGAAACACTGTACCGTTTTGTGGGTAAGATCCCGTAAGTGCAGTAGTGTGTGAAATCCATGCTGCTGGGTCAATGGGCCGGACTGGTTCAGCtgtgaaatataaaaatgtcaaataagaaGGTTAAGTATCTCTGTTTATGTtattatatctaaaaaaaaaacagcgtttGTATGAACTGACCTCTGGGTATTGTAAAGTAACTGCGAGGGGAAGGGTCCCAGCATTTGGCAACAGTGAGACTGATGGGACTGCAAAAGTATAATAATGATTAGTTAAACATATTTACATAGCTTTCACAACTCAGGCATCTTTCTTGTCTTCATTCTCACCCATTTTTGGAGACGATCTCTCTGAGGATCCTGACTGCATCATCATTACTCATGTTTTCAAAGTTGACATCATTTACCTTTAAGTCAAGAACAAATTCTATAAGAATtttcagcaacacacaaatataacTGGGCAAAGACACATAAAatatacggtaacactttacaataaggttcattagttaatgcatttaccaacatgaattaatcatgaacaacacatgtacagcatttattaatcataattgaacatttactaatgcattattaacatccaagtccatgcttgttaacattagttaatgcaccatgagttaacatgaactaacaatgaactactgtatttacattaactaacgttaactaacatgaacaaatacagtagtaaatgtattgttcattgtttgttcatgttagtaaatgcattaattaacattaactaatgaaccttattgtaaagtgtgaccaaatatactatatttgaaaacaacatttcctgctggttatcaaactatttcacaactttaacaagaggcaattcaatcataacttaatgttaagaGAGCTatcatttatcaatatgtggctctttttggattctcggaagctctaaaaattaaaaatgtaaaacagaaaatacgttgggaccattttttttgtttacatccctcaaaatggtctataatttAGGTACAAAAAGTAATCGGTGATCATTTTCTGCCTTTTGTAGTTTTATTAACAGAAGAAGTCAATTGAAAAGCTAATGAACGGACCCAATGTACTGTCATACAGGCATCTCCTTTATCCACAGTCTATAATCACATAAGGGttagttctgtcatcatttactgaccctccactttttttaaatttatttaagtttCTTCCTTCTGCTAAACAGaaaggaagatatttagaaaaaaaagctgGAAACACATTTCTGTTTCAGACATGATTTCAGTCATATTATTTCCTGCTATGAATATCAATGGCTACCTGTATCCgaaacattttcttttgtgttcaatagaaaaaaaaagaattgcatcAGGGGTTGAAAACACACAAGGgagagtaaatattgagtaaattaaatgtttgtgtgaactatcaCTATAAGCCATAACGAACAGTGTTTATGTGAACTCACAAAGATGGGTATTATGATTGAATTTTATTCATCTGTATGTCCAATCCCAAAATGCTCAAAAGAGAATCCAAATCTACCACAATATCAGTCAGTAACagtcagggcgaggcagtggtccagtaggtagtgctgttgcctcacagcaagaaggtcgctgggtcgctggttcgaacctcggctcagttggcgtttctgtgtggagtttccatgttctccctgccttcgcgtgggtttcctccgggtgctccggtttcccgcacagtccaaagacatgcggtacaggtgaattgggtaggctaaattgtctatagtgtatgtatgagcgtgtgtgtgaatgtgtgtgtggatgtttcccagagatgggttgcagctggaagggcatctgctgcgtaaaaacttgctggataagttggtggttcattccgctgtggtgaccccagattaataaagggacaagaaaatgaaggaatgaatgaatgattaattttcAAACTGCATGTTTCAATGAATCAATTCAAAGCTTCTCGGTTACCACTTTAAAACAAGAGTGcctaaactttttcttatgaagggcgaAAAGCCAAgcttgattgagagctgtgggctgaAAGTAAATAGCAAACTGTATAGCCATGGGTTATTTCCAAATTTAtctcataatatttataaacaagtagaaaaaaatacttcaaccatatttactaatgcattctaATGTTTTGAAATGTATATTAGTTGAACAAACTTATTatattaaaaccatttaaaaatctatttttaagaTAAATGTGGAATACACTAGTCATGCTGaccctgcctttgccttgatttgcgtTCTGATGTCTCCTGCTTTGTCTCCTATTCGTTAAGTGAcagtatgcacataaaaaaatctgatttatttacagcatttaattgtaacatttattttaagctagctttttttgtagctcaccaataaaaacaaacaaacaaacaaaaggttacattaaaatataaatgagaATTTCTGTTAAAGGCATTTCCCAACCCTTCCCAATCATTTTCCCTCTGGCCGGCCAAGTCAAAGGACACAAAGGGacaactttggcccacgggccctagtTTGAGCATCTCTGCTATAAAATGTAACTACTTTTGCATTAAATATATtgaattcatttgtttgttttggaatatgaataaacaaatacCACGGTTCATACACGTTTTTACtacaaaattccatgacttttccagaactttcaagtcaattttcatgATCTAATGTTTCATATAATGTCTACATATACGTGGCTaatcataataaatgttttaatttattacagtAGATCATAAAACATGTAAAAGTTTCAATCTATTTTAATATCTATGTTAAATAgatgatgcttacacagcactaataatgtgagagcatgtttttggccaagaaaagaaaagaagtaaaaacaaCTAACCTCCATTCCAATATACAGTCATTTGTCAAACTCAATTTAGATAACCTTTATAGTTTGTTAAACTATTAATAGTAGGTAAAACTACTTCTATTATAAAGCTGCAATCACACTGCACGTTtcgctccatagacttccattcataggtATGTGAATGCggagaccagaaacgcaagcatgtgcgacaagtttcacatttcactgcattcgagcatgtgaatttttacctgcgaaatcacatgaGGTGACCAAtagaaaatcattttaaatgaaaaacttaaaatatggaGCAGTTGCTCATTTTTCTAATGTCAAATCATCTAGTGTAAACGAAgcttaagtcgctttggacaaaaatgtctactaaatggctaaatgtaaaggtaatttccatgacttttccaaaaccttgtgggtttttctgtttttacaaaacttttccaggcctgaaaaatgccatgtcaaaatttcatgacttttctaggttttccatgaccgtatgaaccctgaatACCATTTTAGAGATTAGAACAATTTTAAACTATATTGTATAACACTAGTGTTAATCCAAACAAAAAATAGACCCTTTGGCACTActtttcatttacacacacacacacacacacacacacacacacacacacacacacacacacacacacacacacacacacacaatcccctGTTAGAACTCACCACAGCCAAATAGAAGCTTCAAAGATCCTATAAATAAACGtagcaaaaaacattttttcctgATCCAATACTCATACCTTGAGGTAATTTTGCTAATATCAGTGTGCCACGCTGCGTCATGCCAAAATACAGATAATCCATTTCTATTACTGTAATCTGCCACTCAACAGGGATCAGCAGATGCTGGAGGTAGGCTGTATTTTATCACTAAAGCTACATAGCATGAAGCCAGAGGCCAAAATAATGGAAATACAAGTCATTTGCAGTGCCCTGCAGTGTTTAATTTCTTTAACAAACCACCAGCATCTTCCACCAACCCAGCTTTACACTAATCAGCTTTTCAAAAGGAATGAAAAAATACTTCTATTGGGGGGTTTACAAAGAGATAGTCCACCATAGAAAGACCATTTGTCATAATTTATTCTCCCTCAGGTTGTTCCAGACACATTTGACTTACTTTCTTCTGCTTTCTGACGAATGTTGGAAACCAAACAGTTTTGGTTCCTGCTCAATACTAATATATTATAATGGAAATCGATAGAGAACAAAACTGTTTATCATGTTTTGTGTTCCACAAAGGAAGGACTGTCAAACAGATTTTGAACAAAATGATAGTGTTCACAATATTGACAAAATGTTCATTTCTTTGTTCAGAGTTTTAAGAccctttccatacattttaacaCCTTTTAACCACTTTTAAACCAGAAACACTGGCAAGATTAACCAGAAACACAGGCAAGATTTGAACTTGTAGTGTATTTACTAAAGTAGTGTAGTGTATTTACTTGTAGTGTATTTACTAAATACTAAgtgtatttactaaatattaatgtaagaaactaatccaaaactaaaattttattcatatactgaataaaaatctattaaatgaaaTCTAGATAGTTCCGCAGATTGGTGCCTAtaaaactgcagaaataatggtgttcaCTTAGTtattgcagtaaacaaagcagcatgatgtcaaatctagtaggaTTTCATTGTTTTCATAAACTAAACATCATCCCGATATTCCAAGATTCAGGCAAAATTTAGCATTCAACCATACATTAATAATCAAATCAAACAACAAAatcgaaaaccacccagctatacagagtcacaaacacacacacacagacacacacacacacacacacacacacacacacacacacacacacacacagacagacagacagacagacagacagacagacagacagaccgcaCAAAACTTTCTCTCTCAttagcgtacacacacacacacacacacacacacacacacacacacacacacacacacacacacacacacacacacacacacacacacacacacatagacagcaacaaacaagctaaacacggCATCAcgctctcttattcacacacatacattcgcAAGCTCGCTCGGTCAGGAGTTGGGACCGATGTTGTTAGACTGCCCCCTCCTGTCCAAAGTTACACCTGTTACCGACTGTTCCaacgctttattcggaaatgtattcctgcACCACAAGAAATCGGGTCGGGTCCCACGGCTCCCGCGGCTGTATGCAAACCTCTACCCTGGTGTAGATTATATGTGgggttttttgttgttaaaactaGATTTTTAGTGCCACTGAGCCAGAAAGACAACCATAGTCCACATAACGAAGctaaattacagtattttataaaatgtaattttgtttttccactagtacagttgaagtcagaattattagccccaatttgaatttttgtatgtttttttttaaatatttcccaaatgatgtttaacagagcaagaacattttcacagtaggtctgataatattttttacttctggagaaagtcttatttgtcttattccGGCtagaaattttttaaacaccattttaaggacaaaattattagcccctttaggcaaatttttttacgatagtctacagaacaaaccatatttatacaataacttgcctaattaccctaacctgcctagtaacctaattaacctagttaagcctttaaatgtcactttaagctgtatagaagtgtcttgaaaaatatttagtaaaaaattatttactgtcatcatggcaaatataaaataaaacagttattagagatgagttattaaaactattatgtttagaaatgttctgaaaaaaatctgctctctgttaaacagaaaatggggaaaaataagcaGGGGGGGGGAATAACtcaaggggggctgataattctgacttcaactttacttCTCACTCTTTTCTCTTGGGAAGGTTTATTTTGCTCTTCTATATTACAGGCTGTGGCAGTAATATAATCTTTAATGACCCATACACTGACAACAATGCCTTTTTGACATGGTCAAATTCTACAAAAAAACTGCAtgataaaattcatttattcattcattcattttcttgtcggcttagtccctttattaatctggggtcgccacagcggaatgaaccgaaaactaatccagcacatttttatgcagcggatgcccttccagccgcaacccatctctgggaaacatccacacactcattcatacacacactcatacactacgggcaatttagccaacccaaatcacctgtaccacgtctttggactgtgggggaaatcggagcacccggaggaaccccacgcgatcgcagggagaacatgcaaactccacacagaaacgccaactgagccaagccgagccgaggttcaaaccagcgaccttcttgctgtgaggtgacagcactacctactgcgccactacgtcgccatGCATgctaaaattaaactgaaatagtCACATTGAGAAGATACGTTCACTTTCATAATCTACCTGCAGCAGCATGTCTCCTGGCTCTATCCTCCCATCTGCTGCCACTGCTCCTCCTTTCATAATTGATCCAATGTAGATACCACCGTCTCCTCTATCATTGCTTTGGCCCACTATACTGATGCCCAGAAAGTTGTATTTCTCTGTGGAAATAGTAGAGGAAATAAAAGTCATGCATTTGTGACACACAGTATGTGCATATGGCCATAAACAAGAACTCATATCGTACCCATATTTAGAGTAACTGTGATGATGTTGAGGCTCATAGTTGAATCTGTGATACTGCTGAAGGAGGATGACTGTGAATACAAAACCAGAAGAGGCAGATGAGAATCTTAGGAGCCACATACTGTACAAATGATTGGAACATGTTACAAAAAGCTTAaaagggttagtttacccaaaaatcacaattctgttattaattattctACCTCTACCTCAGTCCAATTCCAAGACCTTCAtttgtcttcagaacacaaatgaagataatttAGATTACATTTGAGAGCTCTGATCCTCTATAGacatcaatagttttttttttgtgtggcaaaaaaaaaactgtaaatatgccAACTGCAAATCTTCTATCACGTGTTAAGTCATCAGGCAGTATGTATTGCCACATACCACATGCAGTATGTATTGCCATTAAAGTCAGCAGTGTGACAAGCAACTCTTCTATTGTCTGTATTAATCGCACACCCTAATCTGAAGCAAAAGACATTGGTAAACAAATTTGCTTTACAATTTCTTGAGTTGTGTTCTtgaagctttgtatgattacagtggAACcatattttggttcattttcttGACTTTGATTGTCTCAGTACTGACTATTGTATctttggaggatgagagagctctcgaaTTCATCCTAAATATTCTAACTTGTGTTCCAGAGATGAACGAAGGTATCTGGAGACTGAAACAACTTGTtgttaattaataacagaatttacattttaaggtgaactaaccctttaagtatAAGCAACTTTAAGTCAAATGTAATttgaaaaaatactttttatttttcagttttgtcaGATTTAACTATGTGGGAGAGAGTTTGTCCCCAAAATATGGTGCACAAGTATGcactaaacacacaaacacacaccctatCAATTTTAGCCACTTTGTGTCGCCGGCGTCTGCGTTTATGTCTCTTCATTAACTGAAAAGAAGAACTCTGCTCTGTGGAACTGCTCAGCCTGACAGCAAAAAACAAAGAGAGAGGAACAGattaattaatgattttaaaattacACAGCAAAAGGTCAGATATGTAATAATGTTTgcacacaggaaaaaaaaatattggtcaAAGGCAAGAAGTCACATTTTTGTTGTCTGCATCAAAGTGACTTTACATATAGTACATAAAAAGCATTAAATGCAACTTCAGTGTCTACTTCAACATGTCAAATAGCTTTTGGAAAAATGAAATGCCAAAATACGGGTAAAATAGTGTTTCATCATAATTCAGCGAAACATTGAAtcattacaaaaataattatgCCAGTACTTGTACTTGAATTAGTGTTCATGTTaaattaaagttcattttaaatcatttgaaaCATCTTCAAAGCATTAAATGGTTAAAATCTAGCAGTTTGACGAACACTGGATAGGCAGTGATGAAAAGAGAAAAATCATACTCATACAAGTAAAAGTAtgattacttgcccaaaaatgtagtgcagtaagagtaaaagtatctgttgtaaattttactcaaagtataagtaaaaagtgGTCCATTTaaaagtacttaagagtagtgagtagggagtattacactgtgaaaatgcTGAAgcgtttacatgcagtttgtttgtgtgtgtgtaaacaaaacattatgtagtgcatgtagttattgtttaaggccatttaatGATGCCATGTCATCATACAGTAGACACTCATCATCTTCACATCTTCTCTAAAGTCTTTTGTGTGACTGCATGTAAACATTTTGGACACCTTCTTGGACACTTTCCAACTTGAAATTGTTCATTTTGAtgcaaaactattattatttatttgactgGAATCGCAGGGCTGACTATTGTTCTTTAGCCaattcccatagacaagaaaaaaagtgaatgcaggttgaaggaaaatagtggagtaaaagtacagatgcaacactaaaaatgtactgaagggaaagtaaaagtacacatttcaCACTTAGTAATTGACAATCTCTAAAAAAATATtccattacagtaatttgagtatttgtaatttgttaccgTACACTACTGAGGATAGAGaacatttaagtgaagtttatttatcaactaatttcaagaggatcatgtgcttatgattgcttgcagctgccccacattatccaatttattattcaccaatcagacaattcccaGGCCACTATAAGTGCCCTAGGTTTCATACCACagacatcttcattttgaagaatccaccCTTCCACCCtgactcctcctcctttcctagatgggtgacacggtggcccagtggttagcactgttgccttacagcaagaacataTTTGGTTCTGGTCATTAAcaaaaccagcagacatttctgtgcggagtttgccagttctccccgtgctcacgtgggtttcctctgagtaccccggtttccttccaccgTCCAAAACAGGCAACTTAAAttaattgactaattcaaatcagcaccatagacatgcacttagcaagtagttatctcttaagagcaatctctATCTGTCCATTAACTTCTACAGCAGGGAAGTTCTGGAGTTCTACCAgtgctcaaactcccctctcaccttgcaaagggagggagccccgggctcgaggatcttttgagctcagggctctctcctgggacagcatgccaaacaagctttataatcaatcatcagctaatagtgaactcttgaaatgataattaattgttaaataacTTTGATGCTGCACTATGAtccttaaaaatattttattatgttaaaataagGAATAAAATAAGGAATTAAATAAGTTAGGTTTTTATTATATAACCTATTGTTATATTGAATGACTTTtgggtgtttttcagtaaaaATGCAATACAGATTATcttttttcagaaaataaaaaaataaaaaaacagaagacAATATACTGTATGGAAGGTTTAAGCTTATCATTCAAAACCCAACCTGCTTGCGTCCTCCTCATCTTCGCTGTCAATGAAAGAGCTTGACTCCAGCTCACTGCTCATGATGGAGCCGCTGTCACAACCCATGGCTGAGTCCCTCACCACCCGCTCAGCTTTAGAGTGACCGTTCAGACGTGGGACTGAGTGGAAAACAATACAGTTCATAAACACATTAATGCTTATAAAGACCttgttgaaatatttaaatatcaacaaaaatatctaaatat
It encodes the following:
- the dvl1b gene encoding segment polarity protein dishevelled homolog DVL-1b isoform X3, whose amino-acid sequence is MRERYQSGERTSGNPTLLECFGFHQRQYTKPGSLGCRRLNRVFQPIRCHPEAEPRPREFPRLNGHSKAERVVRDSAMGCDSGSIMSSELESSSFIDSEDEEDASRLSSSTEQSSSFQLMKRHKRRRRRHKVAKIDRSSSFSSITDSTMSLNIITVTLNMEKYNFLGISIVGQSNDRGDGGIYIGSIMKGGAVAADGRIEPGDMLLQVNDVNFENMSNDDAVRILREIVSKNGPISLTVAKCWDPSPRSYFTIPRAEPVRPIDPAAWISHTTALTGSYPQNGTVFLVTDDCMFSAVKHDLILPLFFTEFDELPLTMGKTDMATIVKVMQLPDSGLEIRDRMWLKITIANAVIGGDVVDWLYSRVEGFKDRRDARKYASSLLKHGYLRHTVNKITFSEQCYYTFGDLCQNMATLNLNEGSSGAGSEQDTLAPLPPPSTNPWPMGGQPFPYPPFTAPPAFPPGYSDPCHSFHSGSAGSHHSEGSRSSSSNPSIGRIQRAVPREKERKSTGSESDSGKRAGGRRVERSASQLSHRSHALSSRSHTHSRVPSQHSRTSFSYSHAPFTKYGHTSCALSERSHASSYGPPGLPPPYSLARLTPKGAVCSGPPGAPPVREMGAIPPELTASRQSFQHAMGNPCEFFVDIM
- the dvl1b gene encoding segment polarity protein dishevelled homolog DVL-1b (The RefSeq protein has 1 substitution compared to this genomic sequence); the protein is MAETKIIYHIDEEETPYLVKLSVAPEKVTLADFKNVLSNRPVNSYKFFFKSMDQDFGVVKEEVSDDNAKLPCFNGRVVSWLVLAESSHTDGMSVCTDSHTEHPPPLERTGGIGDSRPPSFHANAVNSRDGLDTETGSEPVLRHRRERERERTRRRRDDSERVVRDSAMGCDSGSIMSSELESSSFIDSEDEEDASRLSSSTEQSSSFQLMKRHKRRRRRHKVAKIDRSSSFSSITDSTMSLNIITVTLNMEKYNFLGISIVGQSNDRGDGGIYIGSIMKGGAVAADGRIEPGDMLLQVNDVNFENMSNDDAVRILREIVSKNGPISLTVAKCWDPSPRSYFTIPRAEPVRPIDPAAWISHTTALTGSYPQNEFDELPLTMGKTDMATIVKVMQLPDSGLEIRDRMWLKITIANAVIGGDVVDWLYSRVEGFKDRRDARKYASSLLKHGYLRHTVNKITFSEQCYYTFGDLCQNMATLNLNEGSSGAGSEQDTLAPLPPPSTNPWPMGGQPFPYPPFTAPPAFPPGYSDPCHSFHSGSAGSHHSEGSRSSSSNPSIGRIQRAVQREKERKSTGSESDSGKRAGGRRVERSASQLSHRSHALSSRSHTHSRVPSQHSRTSFSYSHAPFTKYGHTSCALSERSHASSYGPPGLPPPYSLARLTPKGAVCSGPPGAPPVREMGAIPPELTASRQSFQHAMGNPCEFFVDIM